Genomic window (Gelria sp. Kuro-4):
CCTCGTCCTCAAGTTCCGCCGTGACCCCGACGGGAGCCTCACTCCCGTAGGTTATGACAAGCCCGGCGACGGCGCCTACTACGCCCCCAGCATCAGGCGCCTCTTCCCGCCCGAGCTTGTGGAACCCATCCTCCAGCGCGGCGGCGACGTGCGCGACCTCGCCGCACAGATCTTCCTTAAGGCCCACCGCACCTCGTGGTAGCCCCGCCGGTCGGCGTCACGCGGTAGGATAATCCAGCGGGCCAACGAATTATACTAACGAAAATACAATACGGCTCCCGCGGTAGGAAGCCGGATGCAGAGGTGAGGTAAATTGGATCCTATTCTGGCACGCCGGAGCATCCGTAAGTATACCGCCCAGGCTGTCCCGGCGGAGGACATCACCTACCTTCTCCAGGCGGCCATGAGCGCCCCGTCGGCCAACAATGAACAGCCCTGGCATTTCGTCGTCATCAAGGACCGGAAGCTCATGGCCGAAATCCCCAAGATTCACCCCTATGCGCAGATGGTGCCGGGAGCGCAGCTGGTCATCATGGTCTGCGGCGACCTCTCCCGGGATGCCACGAACGGCTACTGGGTGCAGGACTGCGCCGCGGCCACAGAGAACATCCTCATCGCGGCCCAGACTAAGGGCCTCGGCGCCGTCTGGCTGGGCGTTCACCCGCGCCAGGAGCGCGTGCACGGCCTACAGCAACTCTTTGGCCTCCCCGAAAAGGTGGTGCCCTTCGCCCTCGTCCCCCTCGGCTACCCGGCGGAGCACAAGCCCCCGGCCGACCGCTTCAACCCGGCCCGGGTGCATTACGATCGCTGGTAGGAAGACACCCCCAGGCAGGGACCTGGGGGTTTTTGTGCGCTCTCTGCTCTTGAGTTGCGCTGCCGTATATGTTAAACTTATGTCAAGAAAGTTTCTACGGCCCCAGCCAAGGCCGCTCCGGCTGCGGCGAAGGCCAGGAAACACTTAGCCTCAAGTACCTGAGCTCAGGGGAATTCTGCGAGCGAGGGCCGAGGGGGGAGAAGAACATGCTCAGCATTCGTTGAGGCCACCTTGCCGGTTGCCGCAGTAAAGGCACCGGCAAGCGTGGCATTTTTGTCGCCGGATAGCCATTTAGTAAAGGAGGGCGGCCTGATGTTGAGCGCAGCCGCAAGAAGCTGGGCAGACGAACGTTTGGAAAGGATCTTGAAGCACGAAGCTGAGGAGAAGCGGCGGGATTTTATCGATGACGGCAGGATCGAAGCGCTTCTCGAAGAGACGGCCGATCCGGCCAAGGAAAAAGTGCGCGATGTCCTGGCCAAAGCCAGGAGCTTGGCAGGGCTTAAGCCGGAGGAAGCGGCCATACTTCTGAATAACACGAATGAAGACCTTTGGCAGGAGACGTACGCCGTCGCCCGCGAAATTAAACAAGAAATCTACGGCAACCGGATCGTGCTCTTCGCTCCTCTCTACATCTCCAGCCCCTGTGTCAATGACTGCATTTACTGCGGCTTCCGGCACTCCAATCCCCAGGTCCAGGGTAAAACGCTCAGCTGGGACCAGCTGGAGAAAGAGGTCCAAGCCCTGGTCGGGAAGGG
Coding sequences:
- a CDS encoding nitroreductase family protein, with the translated sequence MDPILARRSIRKYTAQAVPAEDITYLLQAAMSAPSANNEQPWHFVVIKDRKLMAEIPKIHPYAQMVPGAQLVIMVCGDLSRDATNGYWVQDCAAATENILIAAQTKGLGAVWLGVHPRQERVHGLQQLFGLPEKVVPFALVPLGYPAEHKPPADRFNPARVHYDRW